The Planctomycetota bacterium genome segment ACGACCCGGTGGTCGCCCAGCGCTGGCCCGACTTGAAATACGACGATTTGATGAAAAACATGCTGGTCATCGATCGGCAGGGGAACCGGTATTGGGGCGCTTCGGCGGTGCGGTTCTTTTCGCGCCACTTGCCGACTCTGTGGTGGGCCGCGCCGGTGTTGCACATCCCGGGCAGCCTGCCGGTGTGGCAATGGCTGTACCAGCAAGTGGCCAAGCGGCGCTATCGTTTCGGCCGAATCGAATCGTGCGACGACGGCAGTTGCCAGTTGCACCGGTAAATCATGTGGCATTTGCCGCCGCGCCCCCGAGGGTTTAACCACCCGCTCGGTCGCGGTATGATGACGGCCATCTGACGTCGCCGGCCGCTTCGGCCCCCAGCGGCGCACTTCGTTCAACCGCTTGGCTGCCGCGCCTTTTGCCCCCGTCACAAACCCGGGCGCGGCAGCCGAGCTTTGACACGCCGCGGCGCGGCACGCCCCGGGCAGTCGCCAGCGCCCCAGCCAACGAGCAAGGAATCGCCATGACTCACTTCCGCATTGAACACGACTCGATGGGCGACGTGCAGGTGCCCGCCCAGGCCTATTACGGCGCGCAGACCCAGCGGGCCGTCGAGAACTTTCCCATCTCGGGCTGGCCGCTGCCGCCAGCCCTGATCCATGCCTTGGGCCTGGTCAAGTACGCCGCCGCCGTGGCCAATCGAGACTTGGGCAAGCTGACCGGCACCGGCAAGAACCCGCTCAAGAAAGAACAGGTCGACGCCCTGTTGGCGGCCTGCCGCGAAGTGGCGGCCGGCAAGTTCGACGAGCAGTTCCCGATCGACGTGTTTCAGACCGGTTCGGGCACGTCGAGCAACATGAACGCCAACGAAGTGATCTCGAATCGGGCCATCGAGATTTGCGGCGGCGATCGGTTCCAGCAGTCCAAGCCGATCCACCCCAACGACCACGTCAACATGGGGCAAAGCACGAACGACATGTTCCCCACGGCCATTCACGTGGCCGTCGGCATCGAGATCAAAACCAAGTTGGTCCCGGCGCTGCAGCGCCTGGAACAAGTGCTCAAGGAGAAGGCGGCCGCGTGGGACAAGGTCATCAAGATCGGCCGGACCCATTTGGCCGACGCCACCCCGATTCGACTGGGACAGGAAATCGGCGGCCTGGCGTATCAACTTTCGCAATCGGTCGATCGCGCCGGGCGCGCGCTCGACAGCATCGTGGAACTTCCCGCCGGTGGCACCGCGGTCGGCACCGGCATCAACACTCATCCCGAGTTCGGCGGCCGCGTGGCCCGCGCGCTGGAACAAGAAACCGGCGCCGGCTTTATTGAGGCGAAGAACCATTTTGAGGCCAACGCCCAGCGCGACGGGCTGGTCGAATGCCACGGCCAGTTGAAAACCATCGCCACCACCCTGTTCAACGTCGCGAACAACATCCGCTGGCTCGGCAGCGGCCCGCGGTGCGGCTTCTATGAAGTGATGCTCCCCGATCGGCAGCCGGGCAGCTCGATCATGCCGGGCAAGGTTAACCCCGTGATGTGCGAAAGCATGATGCAAGTCACCGCTCGCGTGATGGGCAACGATCAGGCGATTGCCGTGGCCGGCGCGGCCGGTGGACAGTTCCAGTTGAACATCATGATGCCGATGATGGGGCAGACGGTACTGGAAAGCATCCACCTGCTGGCCCAATCGACCAATGCGTTCGTCGACTTCTGCGCCCTCGAAATGGAAGCCAACGTCGAACGCTGCGCGGCCAGCGTCGAGAACAGTCTGGCCATGGTCACCAGCTTGAACCCTTACGTCGGCTACGAAAAGGCAGCCGCCCTGGCCAAGGAAGCGTTCAAGAGCGGCAAAACGATCCGCCAACTCTGCACCGAGCAAAACGTCGTCCCACCCGCCGACCTAAAGAAGGCGCTCGACCCCATGAGCATGACCGAGCCGCATTGAGGAAGTGCGGAGTGATGAGTGCTGAATGATGAATGAGAATCATTCGATGCGACGGTAGGTAGCAACTCACGGGGTGCCACTGCTGGCTTGTCCAGCAGTGCCGGCTTTTGCCCTTGGCTTGCGCGTTGCCTGACAGTGGAGTGTCAACTTCACTCGGCCTGGGTAGCACCGGTTGCTCGCCAACCGGTGTCGCGAAGCGACAAGAGGCGTCTGAAAAAGTCGCGTCGTCTTGCAACGATTCTTTCGATACCTCTCGCGGCTGCGCCGCACCGGTTGACTAGCAACCGGTGCTACCTCAATGTTGGCGCGAAAGCGATCGTCAGCTCACTCCAACTCGACGATCATCGCCACACCGCCGCCACCGCCCAGGCACAGCGCCGCCAGGCCGCGACGCAGGCCGCGCGCCTTGAGCGCATGCAGCAAGGTGACCAGCACACGAGCGCCGCTCGCCCCGATCGGATGCCCCAAGGCAATCGCCCCGCCGTTCACGTTCAGCTTCGCGGGATCGATCTTCAACGGCCGTTGACAGGCCAATAGCTGCGCGGCGAACGCCTCGTTGATCTCGAACAGGTCGATCTGGTCAACCGACAGCTTCGCCTTGGCCAGGGCTTGTTCCATGGCCGGGACCGGCGCGGTGAACAGTTGTCGCGGCGGCAAGGCCGCGCTGGCCGTGGCCACGATTCGCGCTCGCAGCGGTGCATTGCACTTGCCAGCCAACGCCTCGTCGACCACCACGACGGCGGCCGCCCCGTCGCTGATTTGCGAGGCGTTGCCGGCCGTGACCGTCGGCGTCACTCCCTCGTACGGCGGAAACGCCGGGCGCAAGGCCGCCAACGAGGCCAGCGCCGCATCGGCGCGCGGCCCTTCGTCGGCGCTCACGACGGTCGGCCCGCGCCGGCCGGGAATCGTGACCGAGACAATCTCGTCTTTGAACGCGCCGGCTTCGGCCGCCGCGACGGCGCGACGGTGGCTATCGAGCGACCACTGGTCTTGTTCTTCGCGCGAAACGTGGCAGCGTGCCGCTGTGTCGTCGGCGATCGTCCCCATGCCGACGTTTTCGGTCGCGCACCAGAGCCCTTCGTTGAGCATGCTGTCGATTGTGGTCTGGTTGCCGAACTTCCAGCCTTCGCGGGCACCCATCAACAAGAACGGCGCGCGGCTCATGCTCTCCATGCCACCGGCCACGACGGTGCGAGCGTCGCCGGCGCGAATCGCCTGGTCGGCCAGCATCACCGCTTTCAGCCCCGAGCCGCAGACCTTGTTGACCGTCAGGGCCGGCACGCTAGGGGGCAGTTTCGCCGCCAAGGCCGCTTGCCGCGCGGGGGCCTGTCCCACGCCCGCCTGCAAGACATTCCCCAAGACCACTTCATCGATCTGCTCACACGACAGACCTGAGCGGCGTACCGCCTCGGCCACCGCCACGCCGCCAAGCTGCGGCGCGGTCAGCGACGACAAGCCGCCGAGCAGTTTCCCGATGGGTGTCCGGCAGGCGGCAATGATGTACGACGACGGCATGGCGGTGCTTCCTCGAAGTGGGCGATCAGTCCCCGAGGTATTGTACGCGTCGTGGGAAGTTGCGAGCAGTTGGTTGGCGGCGATTAGCGGCTAGCCAATAGCAATTAGCCGGAAGCGGCCCACGAATCGCTCGCCAATAACCTCACGCACCGGGTAGCACTGATTGCTCGCCCATCGGTGTTGCGCAGCAACCAGAGGCCACGTACGCATCGACGAGGACGAAGGCACGTGACCTAGGGCGGGCACTTTTGATGCCCCTTGCGGGCTGCGCCCGCCCAGTTTGGCCAGCAAACTGGGCTACCCTGACATTACGCGTGATCTCGCTTTTGCGGCCGACGACTAAGCCGCGCGTTCCAACTGGCTGAGCATCTGAATCGCCAGCCGCGCGTTTTCCAACCCACCGATCCGTTCCAAGAAAATCTCCACCGCCAACCGCTTGTCGTCTCCCACTTCGTCCAGCGCGGCTCGGATTTCGTCGGCGCTCAAATCCTGGATGCGGATGATTTCGTCCATGGTCGAGGGGGTTCCTAACTTGGCGAACGATGATGGATAGCGCGTTACGTGTTCAACCATCGGCATGCGCGCCGGCCGCGATGAGTAACTTGTGTAATCTGAGCGACCGGCAGCATTGCTGGCACGCGGGCAATCGTTACCGCCGGTATATCCTGCCCCGAATCACGCCAGCGATGATTAATTCAAGCTCGCAAACACTAGACGAATCGTGCCGGCCAATCAGACTGCAACCAGGAGTCATTAGCGCCGACCGAGAGTGCGCGCGACGGACTTCGAGGGCGGCTTGACCGCCAGCGTACTCTGCGCGCATGGGGAAGGGTGGCTCGGTTTCCTTTTGTTTCGTTTCGTTCCTCTTCTCCGAGTGGAAGGTGGAAGATCGTGTTACAAGAACCCCGCCAACCGTCAGCATCTAGCCGCGGTGAACGTCGCGCCGATCGGCGCCTGTCCTACCCGCAACCCAGTTGCCTGCGCACGCTCAGCGCCGATCCCGCGGCGCCGACCCAGGCCACCTGGGTCCGCTGTCACGATCTGGGCCCGCGCGGCATTTCGTTCTGGGCCAGCGAGGCGCCAGCGGGCGAGCATGTGCTGCTACAGATCGAAGCTAGCGAGACCGAGCAACTGGTCGCCGAAGTCCGCCACGCCACCCCGGTCACCTGCTCGCGCGAGCCGATGTTCCTGATCGGCTGCCAGGTCATCGGCACCCAGGCGATCTAAAGGCGGAATGACGCTAACGGTTCAACCGTCAGGAGTAACGCGGCGAGGCCGAGCAATTCTGGTGGGGGCGTTGCGGAGTGGGGGTGTGGGGGCGTGAGGAAAAAGCCCTTGATATATACCCATCACCAACTCTCTCAACTTGTACTCAAGCGTTGGCTGCTTTCACTCCCCCACCCTCTACTCCCCCACACCCCCACCTCTGCTCACTTCGGCCAGCGCAGGTGCTTGCGCAAGAACTCGAACGTCCCCACGCAATGCATCGTGTGCGGGCCGTCGAAGTATTCGATCTCGGTTTGATCTTCGATCTTCAGGTCGGCGTACAGTAGCCGGACCTTGGCGTATTCATAGGCCACCCACTCGTCCGGCGCTACGCCGTCGCGGTGGCCACGCTCGACCATGAACGGCCGCGGCGCGATCAGGCCCGCCATCTCGGCATAGTTGAACGTATTGCCGAGGTTCCACTCGAACATCTCGTACTCGTGCGTGCCGAGATAGCTCCCCCGGTAGTCGAGCGAAGTGTTCTTCCAAATCCACTCGTTGAAGTCCCCCGAGCAGATCGACAAGCAATAACCTTCGACCAACGGCGGCACGCGCATGGCCGTCTTGCCGCCATAGCTCAGGCCATAAAACGCCACGCGCGCCGGATCAACGAACGACAGGCTTTGCAGCCAGGTGACCGTCTGGCGATGTTGCGGAATGATGAACGACCACATCGTCAGCCCGAGCGGATTGGCCTTGCGATTGATGCTGCGGAAGCGGTCCTGGAAAATGTATGGGTTCTGGGGGGCGTAGGTGACGAAGCCCTCTTCAGCCAGCCGACCGGCCGCGCGATGATAGAACCGGTCATCGGTGCCGGGCTGACATAGCAGATCAGGCCGCCCTTCGAGCCCGTGTTGACACACCACGACCGGCCGCCGCTCGCCGGCGGGAATGTTCTTGGGCACGCACAAGATTCCCTGCGCGACGACGCCGTTGACCACATCGAGCACGACTTCGTACCCGGTGTACTTCGGGTCGTCATAAATCTGTCGCGTCCGGGCGTTCACGGGCAGCAACTTATCGGGCAATTGGCCGATGATGTCCCGTTCGAACTCGGCGCGGAGTTGTTTGGTCGTCTCGGACCACTTCTTGGTGTCCCCCGAGGCCCGATCGGCCTTGCTCCAATACTCGGCCCGCCGCTTGGGGCTGCTGCGCATAAGCCGATCGGTGTATTCGAGCATCTCGGTGAATTGGCGCTTTTGGCGTCCTTCGCTAAACGCGGTAGTGGCATCAAACTTCTTGATTGGCAAAGAACCCGACGATGACTCAGGAAACGCGCTAGCAAAGGCCGCGATAAACTCCGGGGACTTGGCCTGTCCCGCGTCTGGTTGACTGCCGACAACGAACTTCGCGGGAATCCTACCGGGCCGATTGCCTACCAAGCTTAAGCCACGGTTGAACTCGGCCAACACCGCAGCGTACTTCGGGGTTTCTAGCTTGCCCGGTGCCGCACCCTTTCGCGCGCCCGTGGGAGCAGGCGGCCCCTTCACGTCGGGCCAGGGGCTCCACTCAACGATGAACGCCCGAGGCCACACCAGGCTCATCAGTTCGGCATCTCCAAACTCAGCCAAGATGCGCCAGACGTTCCGGTAGATTGGCTGTTCCCACAGATTCTCCTGCGGCGCAAAGGCCCCAGATACGCCCACCACCTCGATGCGTGGGTCAATGGCTCCCGACAAGAGGGCGATGCGCCCTCCTTCGCCGTAGCCAAACACGCCAATCGGGGCGCGAGAACTACCGCCAGCGCGTGCCTGGCCGTAGA includes the following:
- a CDS encoding DUF393 domain-containing protein gives rise to the protein MATATAPTKTLPSPAERPDSDIVIYDGHCRICTGQIQRLARFDRGQRLSYLSLHDPVVAQRWPDLKYDDLMKNMLVIDRQGNRYWGASAVRFFSRHLPTLWWAAPVLHIPGSLPVWQWLYQQVAKRRYRFGRIESCDDGSCQLHR
- a CDS encoding class II fumarate hydratase, which gives rise to MTHFRIEHDSMGDVQVPAQAYYGAQTQRAVENFPISGWPLPPALIHALGLVKYAAAVANRDLGKLTGTGKNPLKKEQVDALLAACREVAAGKFDEQFPIDVFQTGSGTSSNMNANEVISNRAIEICGGDRFQQSKPIHPNDHVNMGQSTNDMFPTAIHVAVGIEIKTKLVPALQRLEQVLKEKAAAWDKVIKIGRTHLADATPIRLGQEIGGLAYQLSQSVDRAGRALDSIVELPAGGTAVGTGINTHPEFGGRVARALEQETGAGFIEAKNHFEANAQRDGLVECHGQLKTIATTLFNVANNIRWLGSGPRCGFYEVMLPDRQPGSSIMPGKVNPVMCESMMQVTARVMGNDQAIAVAGAAGGQFQLNIMMPMMGQTVLESIHLLAQSTNAFVDFCALEMEANVERCAASVENSLAMVTSLNPYVGYEKAAALAKEAFKSGKTIRQLCTEQNVVPPADLKKALDPMSMTEPH
- a CDS encoding acetyl-CoA C-acyltransferase; amino-acid sequence: MPSSYIIAACRTPIGKLLGGLSSLTAPQLGGVAVAEAVRRSGLSCEQIDEVVLGNVLQAGVGQAPARQAALAAKLPPSVPALTVNKVCGSGLKAVMLADQAIRAGDARTVVAGGMESMSRAPFLLMGAREGWKFGNQTTIDSMLNEGLWCATENVGMGTIADDTAARCHVSREEQDQWSLDSHRRAVAAAEAGAFKDEIVSVTIPGRRGPTVVSADEGPRADAALASLAALRPAFPPYEGVTPTVTAGNASQISDGAAAVVVVDEALAGKCNAPLRARIVATASAALPPRQLFTAPVPAMEQALAKAKLSVDQIDLFEINEAFAAQLLACQRPLKIDPAKLNVNGGAIALGHPIGASGARVLVTLLHALKARGLRRGLAALCLGGGGGVAMIVELE